A single Vespa crabro chromosome 21, iyVesCrab1.2, whole genome shotgun sequence DNA region contains:
- the LOC124431515 gene encoding odorant receptor 4-like, translated as MFLIPVIFADERIFVLKMEFPFDATISPFYELINVTQFLQEVTFASTSGMLNGVIMTMILHTGGQIEIMCQTIEELINKIDNERGSYLNVLKKLIVKHDRIILFSVYIEELFTYIALLQFFSNTMAICFSGFVIMTSIGTEEGNAILAKTVPYYIVVNVEAFILCFAGEYLSSKSAILGKKAYDINWYELKSNESRYILLLILRAQRKLTITVGKFLDLSLESFASILKASASYGSVLHAMY; from the exons ATGTTTCTCATACCTGTAATATTCGCCGACGAAAGGATATTCGTATTGAAAATGGAATTTCCATTTGACGCTACCATTTCGCCATTTTACGAATTAATCAACGTTACGCAATTCTTACAAGAAGTGACCTTCGCCTCGACGTCTGGAATGTTGAATGGCGTGATAATGACAATG ATACTACATACAGGCGGtcaaattgaaataatgtGTCAGACAATCGaggaattaataaataagatcgacaACGAACGTGGCTCTTATTTGAATGTATTGAAAAAATTGATCGTCAAACACGACAGAATTATATTGTTTTCCGTTTATATCGAAGAATTGTTTACTTATATTGCTCTGttgcaatttttttctaacaccATGGCCATTTGTTTCTCGGGATTTGTTATTATGACG tcGATTGGCACCGAAGAAGGTAATGCAATATTAGCAAAAACAGTTCCATATTATATTGTGGTGAACGTCGAAGCTTTTATACTTTGTTTCGCTGGGGAATATCTAAGTTCGAAA aGCGCGATATTGGGTAAAAAGGCATACGATATCAATTGGTACGAATTGAAATCGAACGAAAGCAGATATATATTACTTCTAATACTTCGGGCACAAAGAAAATTGACCATAACCGTAGGGAAATTTTTGGATCTATCATTGGAAAGTTTTGCAAGT ATATTGAAAGCATCTGCGTCATATGGATCGGTACTTCACGCAATGTATTAG